The following coding sequences lie in one Heyndrickxia oleronia genomic window:
- the sigH gene encoding RNA polymerase sporulation sigma factor SigH, with protein sequence MTLENSVMYNISIYCFRAVRGIYVNLNVEVTHNENYVMMEDEQLIELVHKGDSEALDFLIQKYRNFVRAKARSYFLVGADKEDIVQEGMIGLYKAIRDYKEDKLTSFKAFAELCIIRQIITAIKTATRQKHIPLNSYVSLDKPIYDEESDRTLMDVISGAKIMNPEELIINREKYGNIEGKISELLSDLERKVLALYLDGQSYQEISEELNRHVKSIDNALQRVKRKLERYLEIREFSS encoded by the coding sequence TTGACGCTTGAAAATTCTGTAATGTATAATATTTCTATCTATTGCTTCCGAGCGGTCAGGGGGATTTATGTGAACCTAAATGTTGAGGTAACACATAATGAAAATTATGTGATGATGGAAGATGAGCAATTGATTGAATTAGTCCATAAAGGTGATAGTGAAGCATTGGATTTTCTTATCCAGAAATACCGTAACTTCGTACGTGCAAAGGCACGATCATATTTTTTGGTCGGAGCTGATAAGGAAGATATTGTTCAAGAAGGTATGATTGGTCTGTATAAGGCCATCCGTGATTACAAGGAGGACAAGCTTACTTCGTTTAAAGCGTTTGCAGAGTTATGTATCATCCGCCAAATTATTACTGCAATTAAAACAGCCACCCGTCAGAAGCATATTCCACTGAACTCGTATGTTTCTCTTGATAAACCTATTTATGATGAGGAATCTGATCGAACATTAATGGATGTCATTTCAGGTGCAAAGATCATGAATCCTGAAGAACTTATTATTAATCGTGAAAAGTATGGAAACATAGAAGGGAAAATTTCAGAATTACTTAGTGACTTGGAGAGAAAAGTATTAGCACTTTATTTAGATGGGCAATCCTACCAGGAAATCTCTGAAGAATTAAATCGCCATGTGAAATCCATAGATAATGCACTTCAAAGGGTTAAACGAAAGCTAGAGCGTTATTTAGAAATACGTGAATTTAGTTCGTAG
- the rpmG gene encoding 50S ribosomal protein L33: MQKKIVLACSKCGSRNYSTFHNKETNTERLEVKKFCKYCNAHTEHRETK, translated from the coding sequence ATGCAGAAAAAAATAGTGTTAGCCTGTTCAAAATGCGGATCGAGAAATTACTCGACCTTTCATAATAAAGAAACAAATACTGAACGGTTAGAGGTCAAAAAATTTTGTAAATATTGTAATGCCCATACGGAACATCGAGAAACAAAATAG
- the secE gene encoding preprotein translocase subunit SecE, protein MSIAKFFRNVASEMRKVSWPKKKELTNYTVTVVTTVVFLAVFFMVVDLGISSLIKLILK, encoded by the coding sequence ATGTCTATTGCGAAATTCTTTCGAAATGTAGCATCAGAAATGAGGAAGGTTAGCTGGCCAAAGAAAAAGGAGTTAACGAATTACACAGTAACAGTAGTTACAACAGTTGTCTTTCTTGCTGTTTTTTTTATGGTCGTCGATCTAGGAATATCTTCACTCATTAAGTTAATTTTGAAGTAA
- the nusG gene encoding transcription termination/antitermination protein NusG gives MEKNWYVVHTYSGYENKVKANLEKRVESMGMQDKIFRVVVPEEEETEIKNGKKKVLKRKVFPGYVLVEIIMTDDSWYVVRNTPGVTGFVGSAGSGSKPTPLLPEEVKVILKHMGMDEKRIDIDFEVGESVTVKEGPFANFTGKIEEIDRDKGRAKVMVNMFGRETPVDLVFTQIDKI, from the coding sequence ATGGAAAAGAATTGGTATGTTGTTCATACGTATTCGGGTTATGAAAATAAAGTAAAAGCAAACCTAGAGAAGCGTGTTGAATCGATGGGTATGCAAGATAAAATTTTTAGAGTGGTTGTTCCAGAGGAAGAAGAAACAGAAATAAAAAATGGTAAGAAAAAAGTGTTAAAGCGTAAAGTTTTCCCAGGATATGTTCTTGTTGAGATCATTATGACCGACGATTCATGGTATGTTGTTCGAAATACACCTGGGGTTACAGGCTTTGTAGGATCAGCGGGATCTGGTTCTAAACCGACTCCATTATTACCAGAAGAAGTTAAGGTTATTCTGAAACATATGGGTATGGATGAAAAACGCATAGATATAGATTTTGAAGTTGGTGAATCAGTTACTGTAAAAGAAGGACCATTTGCTAACTTTACTGGTAAAATAGAGGAAATTGATCGTGACAAAGGTAGAGCGAAAGTTATGGTCAATATGTTTGGTAGAGAGACTCCGGTTGATCTTGTTTTTACACAAATTGATAAAATATAA
- the rplK gene encoding 50S ribosomal protein L11, with translation MAKKVVKIVKLQIPAGKANPAPPVGPALGQAGVNIMGFCKEFNARTADQAGLIIPVEITVFEDRSFTFITKTPPAAVLLKKAAGIESGSGEPNRKKVATVKRDKVREIAETKMPDLNAASVEAAMRMVEGTARSMGITIED, from the coding sequence GTGGCTAAAAAAGTAGTGAAGATTGTAAAATTACAAATTCCTGCTGGTAAAGCAAACCCAGCTCCACCGGTTGGTCCTGCACTTGGTCAAGCTGGTGTTAATATCATGGGATTCTGTAAGGAGTTTAATGCTCGTACTGCAGACCAAGCTGGTTTAATTATCCCTGTTGAAATTACGGTATTTGAAGACCGTTCATTTACATTTATCACAAAAACCCCACCTGCTGCGGTTTTACTTAAAAAAGCAGCTGGAATCGAATCTGGTTCTGGTGAGCCTAACCGCAAAAAGGTAGCGACTGTTAAGCGTGACAAAGTACGTGAAATCGCTGAAACAAAAATGCCTGACCTAAACGCAGCTAGCGTTGAAGCAGCTATGCGCATGGTTGAAGGTACTGCACGCAGCATGGGTATCACAATCGAAGATTAA
- the rplA gene encoding 50S ribosomal protein L1: MAKKGKKYVEALKLVDRTKAYSVNEAIELVKKTSFAKFDATVEVAFRLGVDPKKADQQIRGAVVLPNGTGKTQRVLVFAKGEKAKEAEAAGADYVGDSEYINKINQGWFEFDVIVATPDMMGEVGKLGRVLGPKGLMPNPKTGTVTFDVTKAINEIKAGKVEYRVEKAGNIHVPIGKVSFDTDKLVENFTTIFDTLLKVKPAAAKGTYMKNISVTSTMGPGVRVDGSSFVVKN; the protein is encoded by the coding sequence ATGGCTAAAAAAGGTAAAAAATATGTTGAAGCTTTAAAATTAGTTGATCGCACAAAAGCTTACTCTGTTAATGAAGCGATCGAACTAGTAAAGAAAACTAGTTTTGCAAAGTTTGATGCTACTGTTGAAGTTGCATTTCGTCTTGGAGTAGATCCTAAGAAAGCGGACCAACAAATCCGTGGCGCAGTTGTACTTCCTAACGGAACTGGTAAAACTCAACGCGTATTAGTATTTGCAAAAGGTGAAAAAGCGAAAGAAGCAGAAGCAGCTGGCGCAGATTATGTTGGAGATAGCGAATATATCAACAAAATCAACCAAGGTTGGTTTGAGTTTGATGTTATCGTTGCAACTCCTGACATGATGGGTGAAGTTGGTAAATTAGGTCGTGTTCTTGGACCAAAAGGTTTAATGCCAAACCCTAAAACTGGAACAGTTACATTTGATGTAACAAAAGCAATTAATGAAATCAAAGCTGGTAAAGTTGAATACCGTGTTGAAAAAGCTGGTAATATCCATGTTCCAATCGGTAAAGTATCATTTGATACTGATAAATTAGTTGAAAACTTTACAACAATCTTTGATACTCTATTAAAAGTAAAACCAGCAGCTGCAAAAGGTACTTACATGAAAAACATCTCAGTTACTTCAACAATGGGACCTGGTGTAAGAGTTGACGGTTCATCATTTGTTGTAAAAAACTAA
- the rplJ gene encoding 50S ribosomal protein L10, which yields MSSAIDQKKQVVEEIAEKLKSSVSTVIVDYRGLNVAEVTELRKQLREAGIEFKVYKNTLTRRAAEMAELTGLDESLTGPNAIAFSTEDVVAPAKILNDFAKKNEALEIKAGVIEGNTATVEEIKALAELPSREGLLSMLLSVLQAPIRNLALATKAVADQKEEQGA from the coding sequence ATGAGCAGTGCAATTGATCAAAAGAAACAAGTCGTAGAAGAAATCGCTGAAAAGTTAAAATCAAGCGTATCTACAGTAATCGTTGACTACCGTGGATTAAATGTTGCAGAAGTAACTGAACTTCGTAAACAACTTCGTGAAGCAGGAATCGAGTTCAAAGTTTACAAAAACACTTTAACTCGCCGTGCTGCAGAAATGGCTGAATTAACTGGTTTAGATGAGTCATTAACTGGCCCTAACGCAATCGCATTCAGTACAGAAGATGTTGTTGCACCAGCGAAAATCCTAAACGATTTCGCTAAAAAGAATGAGGCTCTAGAAATTAAAGCAGGTGTGATTGAAGGAAATACAGCAACTGTTGAAGAAATTAAAGCTCTTGCTGAACTACCTTCTCGCGAAGGCTTACTTTCTATGTTGCTTAGCGTTCTTCAAGCACCAATCCGCAACTTGGCTCTTGCTACAAAAGCTGTTGCAGACCAAAAAGAAGAACAAGGTGCTTAA
- the rplL gene encoding 50S ribosomal protein L7/L12, with translation MMTKEQIIEAVKEMTVLELNDLVKAIEEEFGVTAAAPVAVVGGAAGGDAAAEKTEFDVVLANAGAQKIKVIKVVREITGLGLKEAKEVVDNAPKSLKEGVAKEEAEEIKAKLEEVGASVEVK, from the coding sequence ATAATGACTAAAGAACAAATCATTGAAGCTGTCAAAGAAATGACAGTTCTTGAATTAAATGACCTTGTTAAAGCTATCGAAGAAGAATTTGGTGTAACTGCTGCTGCTCCTGTAGCTGTTGTAGGTGGAGCTGCTGGTGGCGATGCTGCTGCAGAAAAAACTGAATTTGATGTTGTACTTGCTAATGCTGGTGCTCAAAAAATCAAAGTTATTAAAGTTGTTCGCGAAATCACAGGTCTTGGCCTTAAAGAAGCGAAAGAAGTTGTTGACAACGCTCCAAAATCTCTTAAAGAAGGCGTTGCTAAAGAAGAAGCTGAAGAAATCAAAGCTAAACTTGAAGAAGTTGGAGCTAGCGTAGAAGTTAAGTAA
- a CDS encoding class I SAM-dependent methyltransferase, translated as MNNHYYSRNPEIESSPLYWNFTLRGHNFAFKSDQGVFSKKEVDYGSRFLIDQFVPPEISGPFLDVGCGYGPIGLALAKISQDRIVHMVDVNQRALELAEENALHNQISNIKVYESDRFESVQENEFAAIITNPPIRAGKKIVHDILENSFYHLKQQGELWVVIQKKQGAPSAKDKLEEIFNEVEIVGKNKGYYILKAKKS; from the coding sequence ATGAACAATCATTACTATTCGCGAAATCCAGAAATTGAAAGTAGTCCGCTTTATTGGAATTTTACTCTTCGTGGTCACAACTTCGCATTTAAATCTGATCAAGGCGTTTTTTCGAAAAAAGAAGTTGATTACGGTTCTAGATTTTTAATCGATCAATTCGTGCCTCCGGAAATTAGTGGTCCATTTCTGGATGTTGGATGCGGTTATGGTCCTATCGGTCTTGCTTTGGCAAAGATATCGCAGGATCGCATTGTCCACATGGTTGATGTTAATCAACGTGCACTTGAACTTGCAGAAGAAAATGCGCTGCATAACCAGATTTCAAATATTAAGGTATATGAAAGTGATCGATTTGAAAGTGTTCAAGAGAATGAATTTGCAGCCATAATTACTAATCCACCAATTCGTGCCGGTAAAAAGATTGTACATGATATTCTGGAAAATAGTTTTTACCATTTAAAACAACAAGGTGAATTATGGGTTGTTATTCAAAAGAAGCAAGGTGCTCCATCTGCGAAGGATAAATTAGAGGAAATTTTCAATGAAGTAGAGATTGTAGGAAAAAATAAAGGATATTATATTTTAAAGGCTAAAAAATCTTGA
- the rpoB gene encoding DNA-directed RNA polymerase subunit beta — translation MTGQLVQYGRHRQRRSFARISEVLELPNLIEIQTSSYQWFLDEGLREMFQDISPIEDFAGNLSLEFIDYSLGEPKYSVEECKERDVTYSASLRVKVRLVNKETGEVKDQDVFMGDFPLMTETGTFIINGAERVIVSQLVRSPSVYFNGKMDKNGKQGFAATVIPNRGAWLEYETDAKDVVYVRIDRTRKLPVTVLLRALGFGSDQEIIDLLGDNEFIRNTLEKDNTESTEKALLEIYERLRPGEPPTVENAKSLLISRFFDPKRYDLANVGRYKINKKLHLKNRLFGQRLAETLADPETGEIIAEAGTTLDRRTLDKILPSLENGTGFKVYPQVGGVVEDDIVLQSIKIYAPIDDGEKVINVLGNAYIDESVKNITPADIISSISYFFNLLHGVGDTDDIDHLGNRRLRSVGELLQNQFRIGLSRMERVVRERMSIQDINTITPQQLINIRPVIAAIKEFFGSSQLSQFMDQTNPLAELTHKRRLSALGPGGLTRERAGMEVRDVHYSHYGRMCPIETPEGPNIGLINSLSSYAKVNRFGFIETPYRRVDPETGKLTDHIDYLTADEEDNYVVAQANSRIAEDGSFADEEVIARFRGENTAVKRERIDYMDVSPKQVVSAATACIPFLENDDSNRALMGANMQRQAVPLMQPESPIVGTGMEHVSAKDSGAAVICKHDGIVEHVEAREIWVRRVKDVDGQQVKGDLDKYRLQKFIRSNQGTCYNQRPIVSVGDHVTKGEVLGDGPSMEKAELALGRNVLVAFMTWDGYNYEDAIIMSERLVKDDVYTSIHIEEYESEARDTKLGPEEMTRDIPNVGEDALRNLDERGIIRIGAEVKDGDLLVGKVTPKGVTELTAEERLLHAIFGEKAREVRDTSLRVPHGGGGIVLDVKVFNREDGDELPPGVNQLVRVYIVQKRKIHQGDKMAGRHGNKGVISRILPEEDMPFLPDGTPVDIMLNPLGVPSRMNIGQVLELHLGMAARYLGIHVATPVFDGATEEDVWDTIEEAGMASDAKTILYDGRTGEPFDNRVSVGIMYMIKLAHMVDDKLHARSTGPYSLVTQQPLGGKAQFGGQRFGEMEVWALEAYGAAYTLQEILTVKSDDVVGRVKTYEAIVKGENVPEPGVPESFKVLIKELQSLGMDVKILSSDDQEIEMRDLEDEDDVNQADTLNIAPESKEESEIVASKE, via the coding sequence TTGACAGGTCAACTTGTTCAGTATGGACGACACCGCCAACGCAGAAGTTTTGCGCGTATTAGCGAAGTTCTAGAATTACCAAATCTTATTGAAATTCAAACCTCTTCGTATCAATGGTTTCTTGATGAGGGTTTGAGAGAAATGTTCCAGGACATTTCACCTATTGAAGATTTCGCTGGAAATCTATCTTTAGAATTTATTGATTACAGTCTTGGTGAGCCAAAGTACTCTGTTGAAGAGTGTAAAGAGCGTGATGTTACTTATTCCGCTTCCCTTCGAGTGAAGGTTCGTTTGGTGAACAAAGAGACTGGAGAAGTAAAAGATCAAGATGTATTTATGGGTGATTTCCCATTAATGACCGAAACAGGTACATTTATTATTAATGGGGCAGAGCGTGTTATTGTATCACAGCTTGTTCGATCACCGAGTGTGTATTTTAATGGAAAAATGGATAAAAACGGGAAGCAAGGTTTTGCTGCTACAGTTATTCCAAATCGCGGAGCATGGCTTGAATATGAAACGGATGCTAAAGATGTAGTATACGTTCGTATCGATCGCACAAGAAAATTACCAGTTACGGTTCTTTTACGTGCGCTAGGGTTCGGCTCTGATCAAGAAATCATCGATTTATTAGGGGATAACGAGTTTATTCGTAATACCCTTGAAAAGGATAATACGGAAAGTACGGAAAAGGCGCTTTTAGAAATCTATGAACGTCTACGTCCTGGTGAACCACCTACAGTGGAGAATGCAAAAAGTTTATTAATTTCACGTTTCTTTGACCCAAAACGTTATGATTTAGCAAACGTTGGGCGTTACAAAATTAATAAAAAATTGCATTTGAAAAATCGCCTTTTTGGACAGAGATTGGCAGAAACATTAGCTGATCCTGAAACTGGTGAAATTATTGCTGAGGCAGGTACTACACTTGACCGTCGTACTTTAGATAAAATTTTGCCTAGTTTAGAAAATGGAACAGGCTTTAAAGTATACCCACAAGTTGGTGGAGTTGTTGAAGATGATATCGTTCTTCAATCTATTAAGATTTACGCACCAATTGATGATGGGGAAAAAGTGATAAATGTACTAGGAAATGCTTATATTGACGAAAGTGTAAAAAATATTACACCTGCAGATATTATTTCGTCTATTAGCTATTTCTTTAATTTATTACATGGTGTAGGTGACACGGATGATATCGATCATTTAGGTAACCGTCGCTTACGCTCTGTTGGTGAATTATTACAAAATCAATTCCGTATTGGGTTATCTCGTATGGAAAGAGTTGTTCGTGAAAGAATGTCTATTCAAGATATTAACACGATCACTCCACAGCAATTAATTAATATTCGCCCTGTTATTGCAGCTATTAAAGAGTTCTTTGGTAGTTCACAGCTTTCACAATTCATGGATCAAACGAATCCACTTGCAGAATTAACTCATAAACGAAGATTGTCTGCACTTGGACCTGGTGGTTTAACACGTGAACGTGCTGGAATGGAAGTTCGTGACGTTCACTATTCTCACTATGGTCGTATGTGTCCAATTGAAACGCCTGAGGGACCGAATATTGGGTTAATTAACTCGTTATCATCATATGCGAAAGTCAATCGTTTTGGATTTATCGAAACTCCATATCGTCGTGTTGACCCTGAAACAGGGAAATTAACCGATCATATTGATTATTTGACTGCAGATGAAGAGGATAATTATGTAGTTGCACAGGCGAATTCTCGTATTGCAGAGGATGGATCCTTCGCGGATGAGGAAGTAATTGCTCGTTTTAGAGGGGAAAATACAGCTGTTAAACGGGAAAGAATCGACTATATGGACGTTTCTCCTAAGCAAGTAGTTTCTGCTGCTACAGCATGTATTCCATTCTTAGAGAACGATGACTCAAACCGTGCCCTCATGGGAGCGAACATGCAACGTCAGGCTGTTCCACTTATGCAACCGGAATCTCCAATTGTAGGTACCGGTATGGAGCATGTATCTGCAAAGGACTCTGGTGCAGCTGTTATTTGTAAACATGATGGTATTGTTGAACATGTTGAAGCTAGAGAAATCTGGGTTCGTCGTGTGAAAGATGTTGATGGTCAACAAGTAAAAGGTGACCTAGATAAATATCGCTTACAGAAGTTTATTCGTTCAAACCAAGGTACTTGTTATAACCAACGCCCGATCGTTAGTGTGGGAGACCATGTGACAAAAGGTGAAGTTCTTGGTGATGGACCGTCTATGGAAAAGGCTGAACTAGCATTAGGTCGTAATGTTCTTGTAGCATTTATGACTTGGGATGGCTATAACTATGAAGATGCGATCATCATGAGCGAAAGACTTGTAAAAGATGATGTCTATACTTCTATTCATATTGAAGAATATGAGTCAGAAGCCCGTGATACAAAACTTGGACCAGAAGAAATGACAAGAGATATTCCGAATGTTGGGGAAGATGCTCTTCGTAACTTAGATGAACGTGGAATTATCCGAATTGGTGCTGAAGTAAAAGATGGTGATCTTCTTGTCGGTAAAGTTACTCCTAAGGGTGTCACGGAATTAACGGCTGAAGAACGTTTATTACATGCCATTTTTGGTGAAAAAGCACGTGAAGTTCGTGATACTTCATTACGTGTACCGCATGGTGGCGGTGGGATTGTTCTTGATGTTAAAGTCTTTAATCGTGAAGATGGTGACGAACTTCCACCAGGAGTAAACCAATTGGTACGTGTGTATATTGTTCAAAAGCGTAAAATTCATCAAGGTGATAAAATGGCTGGACGCCATGGTAATAAAGGGGTTATCTCTCGTATTCTTCCGGAAGAGGATATGCCGTTTTTACCTGATGGTACACCAGTAGATATCATGTTAAACCCATTAGGGGTTCCTTCACGTATGAACATCGGTCAAGTACTTGAATTGCATTTAGGTATGGCTGCTAGATATTTAGGTATTCATGTAGCTACACCAGTATTTGACGGTGCGACAGAGGAAGATGTATGGGATACGATTGAAGAAGCAGGTATGGCAAGTGACGCGAAAACGATTCTTTATGATGGTCGAACAGGTGAACCGTTTGATAATCGTGTTTCTGTTGGTATCATGTATATGATTAAATTAGCACACATGGTAGATGACAAGTTACATGCTCGTTCTACTGGACCTTATTCACTTGTTACACAACAACCACTTGGTGGTAAAGCACAATTTGGTGGACAACGTTTTGGGGAAATGGAAGTTTGGGCGCTTGAAGCATATGGAGCTGCCTATACATTACAAGAGATCCTTACTGTTAAATCAGATGATGTTGTTGGTCGTGTGAAAACATATGAAGCCATTGTGAAGGGTGAAAATGTTCCAGAACCTGGAGTTCCTGAATCATTTAAAGTGTTGATTAAGGAATTACAAAGTTTAGGAATGGACGTAAAAATTCTTTCTAGTGATGATCAAGAAATTGAAATGCGTGATTTAGAGGATGAAGATGATGTCAATCAAGCAGATACTCTAAATATTGCACCAGAATCTAAAGAAGAATCAGAAATAGTTGCGTCAAAGGAATAG